From the genome of Nakamurella flavida, one region includes:
- a CDS encoding helix-turn-helix transcriptional regulator: protein MTGDSTPGATLGATLRAWRDRLSPAAAGLPPGRSRRATGLRREELADLSGLSVDYVVRLEQGRATTPSAQVVAALARALQLSTAERDHLFSLARLAPPDRGEIDDHIPPGVHRVLHRLGDVAVAVFAADWELVWWNRGWSALLGDPASSEGGRWNFARFHFPVAGRPPVTPHWPVVSTSDSAVRAAVVSDLRSATGRHPHSVRLRRLIADLRAGNADFAALWSAGAVGAHREDHKVVHHPSVGPVTVDCDVLTDGDAALKIVVMTAAPDTPDETSYRLALVAGAATPAGR, encoded by the coding sequence ATGACCGGTGACAGCACTCCGGGGGCCACGCTGGGCGCCACCCTGCGGGCCTGGCGGGACCGCCTGTCCCCCGCCGCCGCGGGCCTGCCGCCCGGGCGTTCCCGGCGGGCGACCGGGCTGCGCCGGGAGGAGCTCGCGGACCTGTCCGGGTTGTCCGTCGACTACGTGGTCCGCCTGGAGCAGGGCCGGGCCACCACCCCGTCCGCGCAGGTGGTCGCCGCACTCGCCCGCGCCCTGCAGCTCAGCACCGCCGAACGCGACCACCTGTTCTCGCTGGCCCGGCTCGCGCCCCCCGACCGCGGCGAGATCGACGACCACATCCCGCCCGGGGTGCACCGTGTGCTCCACCGTCTCGGGGATGTCGCCGTCGCGGTCTTCGCCGCCGACTGGGAGCTCGTCTGGTGGAACCGCGGATGGTCCGCCCTGCTCGGGGACCCGGCGTCATCGGAAGGCGGCCGGTGGAACTTCGCGCGCTTCCACTTCCCGGTCGCGGGTCGCCCACCGGTGACCCCCCACTGGCCGGTGGTCTCCACGTCGGACTCCGCGGTGCGGGCGGCCGTGGTGTCCGATCTCCGCTCGGCCACCGGTCGCCACCCGCACAGCGTCCGGCTGCGCCGCCTGATCGCCGATCTCCGAGCCGGGAACGCGGATTTCGCCGCGCTGTGGTCGGCCGGCGCCGTGGGGGCGCACCGCGAGGACCACAAGGTGGTGCACCATCCGTCGGTCGGCCCCGTGACGGTGGACTGCGACGTGCTGACCGACGGCGACGCGGCCCTGAAGATCGTGGTGATGACCGCGGCACCCGACACTCCCGACGAGACCTCCTACCGGCTGGCCCTCGTCGCCGGCGCCGCCACACCGGCCGGCCGGTGA
- a CDS encoding glycoside hydrolase family 68 protein yields the protein MFRLPDSWVWDFWTVQDGPTHHLFFLYASRALHDPDRRHLRASIGHAVSTDLRTWQRVADALVHGEAGEFDATATWTGSVVRGPDGTWHLFYTGTTVHTDGLLQQIGVATSTDLLRWDKQPGPLLRADPRWYETLGQSFWRDEHFRDPWVFADPHGDGWHMFVTARARHGAVDDRGVVGYARSTDLATWDVLPPLTAPGTGFGQLEVLQLVRVDGRWVLIFNCLATEFAAARAEAGGPGGVWAARADSPVGPFDIAHATRLTDERLYVGKLMQDRTGAWVMLAFRNDGPDGFVGSLTDPMPVRWDAGRLVVEAAGALIQPD from the coding sequence GTGTTCCGGCTTCCCGACTCCTGGGTGTGGGACTTCTGGACCGTCCAGGACGGACCCACCCATCACCTGTTCTTCCTGTACGCCTCCCGGGCCCTGCACGACCCGGACCGACGACACCTGCGGGCCTCCATCGGTCACGCGGTCTCCACCGACCTGCGCACCTGGCAGCGGGTGGCCGACGCACTCGTGCACGGGGAGGCGGGCGAGTTCGACGCCACCGCCACCTGGACGGGGTCGGTGGTGCGCGGGCCCGACGGCACGTGGCACCTGTTCTACACCGGGACCACCGTGCACACCGACGGTCTGCTCCAGCAGATCGGCGTGGCCACCAGCACCGATCTGCTGCGGTGGGACAAGCAGCCCGGGCCACTGCTCCGGGCCGACCCCCGGTGGTACGAAACCCTGGGCCAGTCGTTCTGGCGGGACGAACACTTCCGCGATCCGTGGGTGTTCGCGGACCCGCACGGGGACGGCTGGCACATGTTCGTCACCGCGCGGGCGCGGCACGGGGCGGTCGACGATCGTGGTGTCGTCGGGTACGCCCGCTCGACCGATCTGGCCACCTGGGACGTGCTGCCGCCGCTCACCGCGCCCGGGACGGGCTTCGGGCAGCTCGAGGTGCTCCAGCTGGTCCGGGTGGACGGGCGGTGGGTGTTGATCTTCAACTGCCTGGCCACCGAGTTCGCCGCCGCCCGCGCGGAGGCGGGCGGGCCGGGCGGGGTGTGGGCGGCCCGTGCGGACTCGCCCGTCGGACCGTTCGACATCGCCCATGCCACCCGGCTCACCGACGAGCGCCTGTACGTCGGCAAGCTGATGCAGGACCGCACCGGCGCCTGGGTGATGCTCGCCTTCCGCAACGACGGCCCGGACGGGTTCGTCGGCTCGCTCACCGACCCGATGCCGGTGCGGTGGGATGCCGGCCGCCTCGTGGTGGAGGCGGCCGGTGCCCTGATCCAGCCGGACTGA
- a CDS encoding glycoside hydrolase family 16 protein, whose amino-acid sequence MSRAFSRRAGSLLAAGLAAVAVLAAAPAQAAEMASIAPSLGTVRAAVGPAYAAPALSVTTTATAATASVTLTAAVATAATEAGVCAQDATGTYRDFPRVAAVTLTPAGWSTTLSRSFPVGTYTYWGCAKINGGWYNIGARQTFTITGAAAPVTTTPVTTPAPSTSPAPSTTPAPSTTPAPSTTPAPSTSPAPSTSPAPTTTPAPTGPTSYGSADLQAVVSGQSVTATARLTATRPTTAASAGICVKDSDGVNRNFPLESAVALTPAGFAETATKSFDPGTYTYWGCVKIGSGWYDVGERKSFTVAVPNGPIIPIFQTTYSATGLAATVSGAQVTATAAISATRLATASQVGICVKDARGVDQDFPKETDVLLSPTPRVVTATRVYVPGTYTYLGCARIGTGWYRFGTPQTFTVAAAGAVDAGASGEPMPKGDLPGFTQIFSEDFGVAQGEGLFPGVYGAKWKSYDGFTDTSQRGDYDQDIISVHDGVLDMHLRTGSDGRPKSAAPIPLLTSGGTVTGQVYGRYSVRFKADALPGYGMAGLLWPSSGVWADGEIDYPEGGLDSTMWAYTHCVGNPQKNCSYLDTAVAFTGWHTATIEWLPGRINYVLDGTTLQTVTNNVPTKAMQWVLQTGTTGDGPAATTDGHVLIDWVSVWKYTG is encoded by the coding sequence ATGTCCCGAGCCTTCTCCCGGCGCGCCGGCAGCCTGTTGGCCGCCGGTCTGGCTGCCGTCGCCGTGCTGGCCGCCGCTCCCGCCCAGGCGGCCGAGATGGCCTCCATCGCACCATCTCTCGGCACCGTCCGAGCTGCCGTCGGCCCGGCGTACGCGGCCCCCGCCCTGTCGGTGACCACGACCGCCACCGCGGCCACCGCCTCGGTGACCCTGACCGCGGCGGTGGCCACCGCCGCCACCGAGGCCGGGGTGTGCGCCCAGGACGCGACCGGGACCTACCGCGACTTCCCGCGCGTCGCCGCTGTGACGCTCACCCCGGCCGGATGGAGCACCACGCTCAGCCGCAGCTTCCCGGTCGGGACCTACACCTACTGGGGTTGCGCGAAGATCAACGGCGGCTGGTACAACATCGGTGCCCGCCAGACCTTCACCATCACCGGTGCGGCCGCCCCCGTCACCACCACACCCGTCACCACCCCGGCACCGTCCACCAGCCCGGCCCCCTCCACCACCCCGGCCCCCTCCACCACCCCGGCCCCCTCCACCACCCCGGCCCCCTCCACCAGCCCGGCCCCGTCCACCAGCCCGGCACCGACCACCACCCCGGCCCCGACCGGCCCCACCAGCTACGGGTCCGCCGACCTCCAGGCCGTCGTGAGCGGCCAGTCGGTCACCGCGACGGCCCGGCTCACCGCCACCCGGCCGACGACCGCGGCCAGCGCGGGCATCTGCGTCAAGGACTCCGACGGCGTCAACCGCAACTTCCCGCTGGAGAGTGCCGTCGCCCTGACCCCGGCCGGTTTCGCCGAGACGGCCACCAAGTCCTTCGACCCGGGCACGTACACCTACTGGGGCTGCGTCAAGATCGGCAGCGGGTGGTACGACGTCGGCGAGCGGAAGAGCTTCACCGTCGCCGTGCCGAACGGACCGATCATCCCGATCTTCCAGACCACCTACTCCGCAACCGGTCTTGCGGCAACGGTGTCCGGTGCACAGGTCACCGCCACCGCCGCGATCAGCGCCACCCGCCTGGCCACCGCGTCGCAGGTGGGGATCTGCGTCAAGGACGCCCGGGGCGTCGACCAGGACTTCCCCAAGGAGACCGACGTCCTGCTCAGCCCCACCCCGCGGGTCGTCACCGCCACCCGGGTCTACGTCCCCGGCACCTACACCTACCTGGGCTGCGCTCGCATCGGCACCGGCTGGTACCGATTCGGCACCCCGCAGACCTTCACCGTCGCCGCGGCCGGCGCCGTGGACGCCGGTGCCAGCGGCGAGCCGATGCCCAAGGGCGACCTGCCGGGCTTCACCCAGATCTTCAGCGAGGACTTCGGCGTCGCCCAGGGCGAGGGTCTGTTCCCCGGCGTCTACGGGGCGAAGTGGAAGAGCTACGACGGGTTCACCGACACCTCGCAGCGCGGCGACTACGACCAGGACATCATCTCGGTGCACGACGGGGTGCTCGACATGCACCTGCGCACCGGCTCCGACGGCCGACCCAAGAGCGCCGCACCCATCCCGCTGCTCACCTCCGGCGGCACCGTCACCGGTCAGGTGTACGGCCGCTACTCCGTGCGCTTCAAGGCCGACGCCCTGCCCGGGTACGGCATGGCCGGTCTGCTCTGGCCGTCGAGCGGTGTGTGGGCCGACGGCGAGATCGACTACCCGGAGGGCGGTCTGGACTCCACGATGTGGGCCTACACGCACTGCGTGGGCAACCCGCAGAAGAACTGCTCCTACCTGGACACCGCAGTGGCGTTCACCGGATGGCACACCGCGACCATCGAGTGGCTGCCCGGCCGCATCAACTACGTGCTGGACGGCACCACCCTGCAGACCGTCACCAACAACGTGCCGACCAAGGCCATGCAGTGGGTGCTGCAGACGGGCACCACCGGGGACGGGCCCGCAGCCACCACGGACGGGCACGTGCTCATCGACTGGGTGAGCGTCTGGAAGTACACCGGCTGA